ACTACCTCGGAAAGCGATTGGGTTTCTGTAATCAGACGAAACACACGTTTCAAGGTTTCTCCAGCTTCCAACTTTATATTTTCAATATGCTTTTGATAACCAATATAAGAGACTGACAGCGTATAGTTTCCTGGTTTTAAGCCACTAATAAGAAATTCGCCGTTTCGCTCAGTAATGGTTCCGGTTTTCAGCTCTTCAATATAAATAGTGGCACCTATGAGCGGATCTTCACCCGAATTGTCAATTACAATGCCACTTATGCTCGCCATTTGTTCCTGAGCAGTAACAGGCATACTGGTCGAGAATATGACAAACAAAAGCGTTGGTATGTACAACTTTTTAAGCAGTGAACAAAGTTCAGTTTTGTTCATAAAAAAAGCGTACCGCCTGAATTGGGCGGTACGCTTAGCCTTGCATAAGGCTTCTGTAGAGAATTGTAGAGTTTTCATTTCAATTATTTTCTATCATTATTTCATATATTTATTTACTAACTTTAAATAAAGCTTCCCAGCCGGCAGAACCAAATCTAACGTATTCCGATATAAAGCGTTCTATTTCTTCGTCTGATAATTCATCATGTCCGGCAATTTCTTTGAGTAAGCTTACCCAGCACACGCAGCATACATGTATAAAAAATGTTGAAACATTAATAGCCAAATGAGGGTTTTTCTCCTGAATCAACCTCATATATTCAAGACTAAGACGGGTGTTACTATCGATAAGCATTTCGTAAAAGTTCTCGTAACATGAGCCTTGCGATGCATAAAAGAGCAATTTAAGTTCAGGTCTGTACTGATGAAAAATTTTTAAATAATTACGTATTGTTTCTGCTTGAAATTTTTCGGATGTGTACATTTCCACATTAGTATCGCTACTCACTTCCGTGTGTTCAATCATTGTTTTTTCAAAAGTGTGTAAAAATGGTGTCAGCACAGCCTTGAATAATTCGTCTTTGCTTTCAAAATAGTTGTATATATTGCTCAATCCCACTCCCGATTTTTCAGAAATTTCACGCATAGACGTAGCTCTAAAACCTTTTTGTAAAAAGGCATCGCGCGCCGTTGTTATTAATACCTGATTTATGTCGGTGTTTTCTTCTTTCATACAGAGTAAAGCATTACTTTTTGCATCTGAACAGTGTTCTTTAAATTCAGAGTGCAAAATTAACATGCAGAACAAACACGACAATCCCCAAAATTGATGATTTTTTTATAAAAATATCCCTAATTATGACTACACTTCAGTATTTTAACTTGTTAAATTGTCAAGTTGAAGTTGTAATCTTGATTTCTAACTTATAATTTTATAACTCAGAACTTCTGACTTCAACTACTACCCTAACAACAACAAACCAATAGCCATAACAGCCATACCTGCAACTAATCCGTATATTGCATGATGATGCTTACCGCCGCACTTTTCAGCTGCCGGTAGCAGTTCATCTAAGGAAATAAAAACCATAATTCCGGCTATTACTGCAAACATTATTCCGAAAAGGTTATCGTTTAGGAAAGGAGCTAAAATCAGGTAGCCAACCAAAGCACCTAAAGGTTCGGCTAAACCCGAAAGAAACGAAAGCCAAAAGGCTCTTTTGCGATTTCCTGTTGCATAATAAATCGGGACTGACACGGCAATACCTTCGGGAATATTGTGTATAGCGATTGCTACAGCAAT
The sequence above is a segment of the Lentimicrobiaceae bacterium genome. Coding sequences within it:
- a CDS encoding carboxypeptidase-like regulatory domain-containing protein gives rise to the protein MKTLQFSTEALCKAKRTAQFRRYAFFMNKTELCSLLKKLYIPTLLFVIFSTSMPVTAQEQMASISGIVIDNSGEDPLIGATIYIEELKTGTITERNGEFLISGLKPGNYTLSVSYIGYQKHIENIKLEAGETLKRVFRLITETQSLSEVVISVKSEARMLREQAMPVSVISIKQLQGTVSNVQDVLAK
- a CDS encoding TetR/AcrR family transcriptional regulator; translation: MKEENTDINQVLITTARDAFLQKGFRATSMREISEKSGVGLSNIYNYFESKDELFKAVLTPFLHTFEKTMIEHTEVSSDTNVEMYTSEKFQAETIRNYLKIFHQYRPELKLLFYASQGSCYENFYEMLIDSNTRLSLEYMRLIQEKNPHLAINVSTFFIHVCCVCWVSLLKEIAGHDELSDEEIERFISEYVRFGSAGWEALFKVSK